In the Ctenopharyngodon idella isolate HZGC_01 chromosome 4, HZGC01, whole genome shotgun sequence genome, one interval contains:
- the LOC127511194 gene encoding gastrula zinc finger protein XlCGF8.2DB-like isoform X2, translating into MAFIKVDSEDLKIEEVFSLKQEDIEEQIKMAFIKEESEDMKIEKVFSLKQEDTEEQTKMAFIKEESEDMKIEETFRVKHEETEEQTDLMMLKEESQDLTEMEEKDQYKTDCDVITEEKSFSCSQTKKTSSRKRAQKTRNESDFTCQQCGKSFTRKGHLNRHMRIHTGEKPYTCQQCGKSFTHQGTLTVHMIIHTGESPFVCQQCGVSFTHKRSLNRHMRVHTGEKPFTCQQCGKSFSHHGNLKVHMSIHTGEKAFTCQQCGTSFTHKGNLNKHTKIHTGKKPYTCQQCGKSFTEQTHLTVHMRVHTGEKPFTCQQCGKSFSHQGNLKVHMSIHTGEKPFACQQCGKSFSHQGNLKVHMRVHTGEKTYN; encoded by the exons ATGGCGTTTATTAAAGTGGACAGTGAAGACCTGAAGATTGAAGAAGTATTTAGTTTGAAACAAGAAGATATTGAGGAACAAATAAAGATGGcctttattaaagaggagagtgaagacatgaagattgaaaaagttttcagtttaaaacaagaagatactgaggaacaaacaaagatggcgtttattaaagaggagagtgaagacatgaagattgaagaaacattcagagtgaaacatgaagaaactgaggaacaaacag ACCTGATGATGTTGAAAGAGGAGAGTCAAGATCTAACAGAAATGGAAGAGAAAGATCAATATAAGACAGATTGTGATGTCATAACTGaagaaaaatcttttagttGCTCACAGACTAAAAAAACTTCCTCAcgaaaaagagctcaaaagacaAGGAATGAAAGTgatttcacctgccaacagtgtggaaagagtttcactcgAAAAGGACACCTAAACcgtcacatgagaattcacactggagagaagccttacacatgtcaacagtgtggaaagagtttcacacatcAAGGAACGCTTACAGTCCATATGataattcacactggagagagcccATTCGTGTGCCAACAGTGTGGAGTAAGTTTCACTCATAAAAGAAGCCTTAACAggcacatgagagttcacactggagagaagccgttcacatgtcaacagtgtggaaagagcttcagTCATCATggaaaccttaaagtccacatgagtattcacactggagagaaggctttcacctgccaacagtgtggaaccAGTTTCACTCACAAAGGAAACCTTAATAAGCACACGAAGATTCACACTGGAAAGAAaccttacacctgccaacagtgtggaaagagcttcacTGAACAAACACACCTTACagtccacatgagagttcacactggagagaagcctttcacatgtcaacagtgtggaaaaagtttcagtcATCAAggaaaccttaaagtccacatgagtattcacactggagagaaaccgttcgcatgtcaacagtgtggaaagagtttcagtcatcaaggaaaccttaaagtccacatgagagttcacactggagagaagacCTACAATTGA
- the LOC127511194 gene encoding gastrula zinc finger protein XlCGF8.2DB-like isoform X3: protein MLFIKEEIEDMKIEEVFSLKQEDTEEQTKMAFIKEESEDLKIEETFRVKHEETEEQTDLMMLKEESQDLTEMEEKDQYKTDCDVITEEKSFSCSQTKKTSSRKRAQKTRNESYFTCQQCGKSFSRKGHLNRHMRIHTGEKPYTCQQCGKSFTHQGTLTVHMIIHTGESPFMCQQCGVSFTHKRSLNRHMNVHTGEKPYTCQQCGKSFSVQANLKVHMRVHTGEKPFTCQQCGKSFSHHVSLKVHMRIHTGEMPFTCQQCGKGFKGQGTLTVHMIIHTGESPFMCQQCGVSFTHKRSLNRHMRVHTGEKPFTCQQCGKSFTQKGHLNNHMRVHSGKKPYICLQCGKGFTQKRSLDGHMRVHTG from the exons ATgctgtttattaaagaggagattgaagacatgaagattgaagaaGTATTCAGTTTGAAacaagaagatactgaggaacaaacaaagatggcgtttattaaagaggagagtgaagatcTGAAGATagaagaaacattcagagtgaaacatgaagaaactgaggaacaaacag ACCTGATGATGTTGAAAGAGGAGAGTCAAGATCTAACTGAAATGGAAGAGAAAGATCAATATAAGACAGATTGTGATGTCATAACTGaagaaaaatcttttagttGCTCACAGACTAAAAAAACTTCCTCAcgaaaaagagctcaaaagacaAGGAATGAAAGttatttcacctgccaacagtgtggaaagagtttcagtcgaAAAGGACACTTAAACcgtcacatgagaattcacactggagagaagccttacacatgtcaacagtgtggaaagagtttcacacatcAAGGAACGCTTACAGTCCATATGataattcacactggagagagcccATTCATGTGCCAACAGTGTGGAGTAAGTTTCACTCATAAAAGAAGCCTTAACAGGCACATGAatgttcacactggagagaagccttacacctgccaacagtgtggaaagagcttcagTGTACAAGcaaaccttaaagtccacatgagagttcacactggagagaagcctttcacatgtcaacagtgtggaaagagtttcagtcatCATGTcagccttaaagtccacatgagaattcacactggagagatgccgttcacatgtcaacagtgtggaaaggGTTTCAAAGGACAAGGAACCCTTACAGTCCATATGataattcacactggagagagcccATTCATGTGCCAACAGTGTGGAGTAAGTTTCACTCATAAAAGAAGCCTTAACAggcacatgagagttcacactggagagaaacctttcacATGTcaacaatgtggaaaaagtttcactcaaaaaggaCACCTGAACaatcacatgagagttcattcTGGGAAAAAGCCTTACATATGCCTTCAGTGTGGAAAGGGTTTCACTCAAAAAAGAAGCCTTGACGggcacatgagagttcacactggataG
- the LOC127511194 gene encoding gastrula zinc finger protein XlCGF8.2DB-like isoform X1, producing the protein MAFIKVDSEDLKIEEVFSLKQEDIEEQIKMAFIKEESEDMKIEKVFSLKQEDTEEQTKMAFIKEESEDMKIEETFRVKHEETEEQTDLMMLKEESQDLTEMEEKDQYKTDCDVITEEKSFSCSQTKKTSSRKRAQKTRNESYFTCQQCGKSFSRKGHLNRHMRIHTGEKPYTCQQCGKSFTHQGTLTVHMIIHTGESPFMCQQCGVSFTHKRSLNRHMNVHTGEKPYTCQQCGKSFSVQANLKVHMRVHTGEKPFTCQQCGKSFSHHVSLKVHMRIHTGEMPFTCQQCGKGFKGQGTLTVHMIIHTGESPFMCQQCGVSFTHKRSLNRHMRVHTGEKPFTCQQCGKSFTQKGHLNNHMRVHSGKKPYICLQCGKGFTQKRSLDGHMRVHTG; encoded by the exons ATGGCGTTTATTAAAGTGGACAGTGAAGACCTGAAGATTGAAGAAGTATTTAGTTTGAAACAAGAAGATATTGAGGAACAAATAAAGATGGcctttattaaagaggagagtgaagacatgaagattgaaaaagttttcagtttaaaacaagaagatactgaggaacaaacaaagatggcgtttattaaagaggagagtgaagacatgaagattgaagaaacattcagagtgaaacatgaagaaactgaggaacaaacag ACCTGATGATGTTGAAAGAGGAGAGTCAAGATCTAACTGAAATGGAAGAGAAAGATCAATATAAGACAGATTGTGATGTCATAACTGaagaaaaatcttttagttGCTCACAGACTAAAAAAACTTCCTCAcgaaaaagagctcaaaagacaAGGAATGAAAGttatttcacctgccaacagtgtggaaagagtttcagtcgaAAAGGACACTTAAACcgtcacatgagaattcacactggagagaagccttacacatgtcaacagtgtggaaagagtttcacacatcAAGGAACGCTTACAGTCCATATGataattcacactggagagagcccATTCATGTGCCAACAGTGTGGAGTAAGTTTCACTCATAAAAGAAGCCTTAACAGGCACATGAatgttcacactggagagaagccttacacctgccaacagtgtggaaagagcttcagTGTACAAGcaaaccttaaagtccacatgagagttcacactggagagaagcctttcacatgtcaacagtgtggaaagagtttcagtcatCATGTcagccttaaagtccacatgagaattcacactggagagatgccgttcacatgtcaacagtgtggaaaggGTTTCAAAGGACAAGGAACCCTTACAGTCCATATGataattcacactggagagagcccATTCATGTGCCAACAGTGTGGAGTAAGTTTCACTCATAAAAGAAGCCTTAACAggcacatgagagttcacactggagagaaacctttcacATGTcaacaatgtggaaaaagtttcactcaaaaaggaCACCTGAACaatcacatgagagttcattcTGGGAAAAAGCCTTACATATGCCTTCAGTGTGGAAAGGGTTTCACTCAAAAAAGAAGCCTTGACGggcacatgagagttcacactggataG